From the genome of Leptodactylus fuscus isolate aLepFus1 chromosome 1, aLepFus1.hap2, whole genome shotgun sequence, one region includes:
- the ANKRD55 gene encoding ankyrin repeat domain-containing protein 55, which yields MDFSNSSVFDQHKGDSSEEIDLSVVYQASANGDVNTLTAIIREDPSILEYCDNEGCTPLMHAVSGRQVDTVKLLLKMGANINTQDACGRTSLSLATYLGWLDGCVSLLRNGAKQNIPDKNGRLPLHAATAESDVRLLSVLLQQSTLSEVNHQDNEGMTSLHWAAFHNRPQHVQNLLQKGGDPTLVDKDFKTALHWAVQSGNRVLCSIILDHEQGQSTINYDDENGKTCMHIAAAAGYSDIICELARVPECNLQALDVDDRTPLHWAAAAGKADCVQTLLKLGVDMNPRDINENTPLTYAMYCGHTACIKLLSQENSRPDPFQPFTSPGSKAMRKEGRLTVLNQIFSCKKKRVDQKSHPKDKLRYNGEETSEVDDIITTFDCILDTNCKDPQDERLTSVNCKKRTVESQKYLLPENKQNGKGLPPIRTQSLPPITLGNTFLTTLQTSSDAPQGNPFYFAHRSQKSKSEHDLFDHRISGHALQDNPWNIAANQILPHKAWTSPQPDKSKHCVLPKKLNHMDGLCPPHLPHMDNIHSGYGLSRLSQEKPRLKESRLTRNNLAPIPDHCVKKIQLPSGPVCQGVKKSMSLPSNSLRTGNSLSPLLISKPQSHSLYSFLPVLRREPLRTTRVLPAIPSQRGQSTTEGLTSPPNMSDPND from the exons GTGACTCATCAGAAGAGATTGACTTGTCTGTGGTCTATCAGGCGTCTGCTAATGGCGATGTCAACACACTGACGGCAATTATCCGCGAGGACCCTTCAATCCTAGAATACTGTGACAATGAAG GTTGCACCCCTTTGATGCACGCTGTCTCCGGACGCCAAGTTGATACAGTGAAACTACTGCTGAAAATGGGAGCCAACATCAATACACAAGATGCCTGCGGAAGAACGAGCCTGTCCTTGGCGACATATCTG GGATGGCTGGATGGCTGCGTgagtttgctcaggaatggcgccAAGCAGAACATCCCCGATAAAAATGGCAGACTTCCTCTACACGCGGCCACCGCGGAGTCGGATGTCAG ACTGTTATCGGTTCTACTGCAGCAGTCTACGCTGAGTGAGGTCAACCACCAGGACAATGAG GGGATGACGTCTCTGCACTGGGCAGCATTTCACAACCGGCCACAACATGTGCAGAACCTGCTGCAGAAAGGAGGAGACCCGACTCTGGTGGACAAGGATTTTAAAACGGCTCTTCACTGGGCGGTGCAG AGTGGGAACAGAGTCCTGTGCTCCATAATCCTGGACCACGAGCAGGGACAATCCACCATCAACTATGACGACGAGAACGGAAAGACGTGCATGCACATAGCCGCGGCCGCAGGGTACAGCGACATCATCTGTGAGCTGGCCAGAGTCCCTGAATGCAATCTGCAGGCCCTCGATGTGGATGACAG GACTCCGCTGCACTGGGCCGCAGCCGCTGGAAAAgcagactgtgtgcagaccctgcTGAAGTTAGGAGTAGATATGAACCCCAGGGACATCAATGAGAATACGCCCCTGACCTATGCCATGTACTGTGGGCACACCGCATGCATCAAGCTGCTTTCTCAGGAGAACAG TAGGCCGGACCCCTTCCAGCCGTTCACTTCGCCAGGCTCCAAAGCCATGAGGAAAGAAGGACGTCTCACTGTGCTAAACCAGATCTTCTCATGTAAGAAGAAGAGAGTGGACCAGAAATCTCACCCGAAAGACAAACTCAGGTATAACGGAGAGGAGACCTCCGaggtcgatgacatcatcaccaccTTTGACTGTatcctggacacaaactgtaaagACCCCCAAGACGAACGCCTGACCTCGGTCAACTGCAAAAAACGGACGGTGGAGTCGCAGAAATATCTTCTGCCGGAAAACAAGCAGAACGGCAAAGGTCTTCCGCCCATACGAACGCAGAGCCTCCCGCCCATCACCCTGGGAAATACTTTTTTAACCACTTTGCAGACGTCGTCAGACGCCCCCCAGGGTAACCCCTTCTATTTTGCACACAGATCTCAGAAGAGCAAGAGCGAGCATGACTTGTTCGACCACAGGATTAGTGGTCACGCCTTGCAAGACAATCCCTGGAATATAGCTGCTAACCAAATCCTGCCCCATAAAGCCTGGACTTCACCTCAGCCAGACAAGTCCAAGCACTGCGTCTTACCCAAAAAGCTAAATCATATGGATGGTCTCTGTCCTCCGCATCTTCCTCATATGGACAATATACATTCAG GTTACGGTCTATCGCGCCTCTCCCAGGAAAAGCCGAGACTGAAAGAATCGCGGCTAACACGGAATAACCTGGCCCCTATACCGGATCACTGTGTGAAGAAAA TCCAGCTGCCGAGCGGCCCCGTCTGTCAGGGTGTGAAGAAGTCAATGTCTTTGCCTTCGAATTCATTACGAACTGGAAACAGTCTGTCGCCATTACTCATCTCTAAGCCTCAGAGTCACTCCTTGTATTCCTTCCTCCCAGTCCTAAGACGAGAGCCCCTGAGGACCACGCGTGTTCTCCCGGCCATCCCAAGCCAGAGGGGACAGAGCACAACAGAAGGCCTTACATCACCCCCCAATATGTCTGACCCCAATGACTAG